The Candidatus Rhabdochlamydia sp. T3358 genome includes a region encoding these proteins:
- a CDS encoding glycosyltransferase family 9 protein, whose product MKKTVKSFKNILLKIFVKILRYFIKQNTIQERFLVVSTTGLGDTLWGTPSIRSLREQYPKGYIAVLTSHIGKELLENNPYINDLFLLKKPIITSLISLYSKLKKKKFSYILFFHSSQRIVLPFVYLLGAKKIIGTEGSNKGLDSLMTHLLPKKPQHEIVRRLEIIAALIGKKPAHHRIEIALSEQDKKNALPLIDHLQDHIHPCILLHPGSKDIFKRWPSSHFIALGNLLSTQHKCHIFITGNQSEKELVLQIASNIPNSTSLIDLPLKTFAALIQNMDLMVCNDTGPMHMAFAVKTPTIAIFCPTNPHLCGPYAVKDYTVIAKKKTCSPCLQKKCANPFCMLQIGMQEVYEAVLHQLCKSEKFALKSLRKLS is encoded by the coding sequence GTGAAAAAAACAGTTAAGTCTTTTAAAAATATTCTCTTGAAAATTTTTGTAAAGATTTTGCGCTATTTTATCAAACAAAATACCATACAAGAGAGGTTTTTAGTTGTTTCTACAACTGGGCTAGGAGACACTTTATGGGGGACTCCTTCGATCCGCTCTCTTAGAGAACAGTATCCTAAAGGGTATATTGCAGTTTTAACAAGCCATATTGGAAAAGAATTATTAGAAAACAACCCCTATATTAATGATCTATTCTTATTGAAAAAACCTATAATTACCTCTCTTATTTCTCTTTATTCAAAGCTAAAGAAAAAGAAGTTTTCCTATATTTTATTCTTTCATTCCTCTCAAAGAATAGTTTTGCCTTTTGTGTATTTATTAGGAGCTAAAAAAATTATTGGTACCGAAGGATCAAATAAAGGGCTTGATTCTTTAATGACTCACCTTCTTCCCAAAAAACCACAACATGAAATCGTAAGACGCTTAGAAATTATTGCAGCATTAATTGGTAAAAAACCAGCTCACCATCGAATAGAAATTGCTTTAAGTGAGCAAGACAAAAAAAACGCTCTGCCTCTAATAGATCATTTACAAGATCACATACATCCTTGTATCTTGCTTCATCCAGGATCTAAAGATATTTTTAAACGTTGGCCTTCTTCTCATTTTATTGCCTTAGGCAATCTGTTAAGCACACAACATAAATGCCACATATTTATTACAGGCAATCAATCGGAAAAAGAACTAGTTTTACAAATCGCCTCTAATATTCCCAATAGCACTTCCTTAATAGATCTGCCTTTAAAAACATTTGCTGCTCTTATTCAGAACATGGATCTAATGGTTTGTAATGATACAGGTCCAATGCATATGGCTTTTGCTGTAAAAACACCTACTATTGCCATTTTTTGTCCCACAAACCCTCATCTGTGCGGTCCTTATGCTGTAAAAGACTATACGGTAATTGCAAAGAAAAAAACATGTTCTCCCTGCCTACAAAAAAAATGCGCAAATCCCTTTTGTATGTTGCAAATAGGAATGCAAGAAGTCTATGAAGCTGTTTTACATCAACTCTGTAAATCAGAAAAATTTGCTTTAAAATCCTTAAGGAAACTTTCATGA
- the pyrB gene encoding aspartate carbamoyltransferase, translating into MNHTFRNRSVISMENFSSQEILYLLEQAHIMKNSTPPPLLRTSILATCFYEPSTRTRLSFETAMLKLGGRVIGFPDGKNTAAQKGESLEDTIRVIGSFADVIILRHPSKESIHLAHKSTKTPVINAGNGTEEHPTQTLTDLFTMQETQKDLQGLSIAFVGDLKYGRTVHSLCFACALFGMRLFFCAPDGLSLPQELLAHLTRKKIQFSFHQNLDEIIPRLDILYITRLQTHKLTSTDPTFFNLYPLKLAHLVNAPSHLKILHPLPRNNEIDPLIDHTPFAHYFQQAENGVYTRMGLLHTILQGSLKYDYV; encoded by the coding sequence ATGAATCATACATTCAGAAATAGAAGTGTTATTTCGATGGAAAATTTTTCTAGTCAAGAGATTCTCTATCTTTTAGAACAAGCACACATCATGAAAAATTCTACCCCTCCACCCTTACTAAGAACTTCTATTCTCGCTACCTGCTTTTATGAGCCCTCCACTAGAACCCGTCTCTCTTTTGAAACCGCTATGCTTAAATTAGGAGGCCGGGTAATTGGATTTCCCGATGGGAAAAATACCGCTGCACAAAAAGGGGAATCTCTTGAAGATACGATAAGAGTTATAGGATCTTTTGCAGATGTCATTATATTGCGGCATCCTTCTAAAGAATCTATACATCTAGCTCATAAAAGCACTAAAACACCGGTTATCAACGCTGGTAATGGTACAGAAGAACATCCCACTCAAACCTTAACAGATCTATTTACCATGCAAGAAACACAAAAAGATCTTCAAGGATTATCTATTGCCTTTGTAGGGGATCTTAAATATGGACGCACAGTACACTCTCTCTGCTTTGCATGTGCTTTATTTGGTATGCGTCTGTTTTTTTGTGCTCCGGATGGCTTATCTCTTCCTCAAGAGTTACTCGCTCACTTAACAAGAAAAAAAATACAATTTTCCTTCCATCAAAATTTAGATGAAATCATTCCCCGCTTAGATATTCTCTATATAACACGTCTGCAAACGCATAAATTGACAAGCACTGATCCCACCTTTTTTAACCTTTATCCCTTGAAATTAGCTCATTTAGTAAATGCACCTTCCCATTTAAAAATACTACATCCACTTCCAAGAAATAATGAGATCGATCCTTTAATTGATCATACCCCATTTGCACACTATTTTCAACAAGCAGAGAATGGGGTATACACTCGTATGGGACTATTACATACTATTTTACAAGGATCCTTAAAATATGATTACGTTTAA